In one Pelecanus crispus isolate bPelCri1 chromosome 12, bPelCri1.pri, whole genome shotgun sequence genomic region, the following are encoded:
- the LOC142594717 gene encoding myosin heavy chain, skeletal muscle-like, giving the protein MGYQETTGATSRKISLDFTTDKIVNQGRSQTELGWMQELTELHKPIRGRAGEEGAGRNKEEDKQKRVPLYVGDGHEGSFGGLSEEISDLTEQIAEGGKAIHELEKVKKQIEQEKSEIQAALEEAEASLEHEEGKILRLQLELSQVKSEIDRKIAEKDEEIDQLKRNHLRVVESMQSTLDAEIRSRNEALRLKKKMEGDLNEMEIQLSHANRVAAEAQKNLRNTQAVLKDTQIHLDDALRAQEDLKEQVAMVERRANLLQAEIEELRAALEQTERCRKVAEQELIDASERVQLLHTQNTSLINTKKKLETDISQIQSEMEETVQEAHNAEEKAKKAITDAAMMAEELKKEQDTSAHLERMKKNLDQTVKDLQHRLDEAEQLALKGGKKQIQKLEARVRELEGEVDAEQKRSAEAVKGVRKYERRVKELTYQSEEDRKNVLRLQDLVDKLQMKVKSYKRQAEEAEELSNVNLTKFRKIQHELEEAEERADIAESQVNKLRAKSREIGKKTENEE; this is encoded by the exons atGGGCTATCAAGAAACTACAGGTGCCACTTCCAGGAAGATCAGCCTGGACTTCACGACTGATAAGATTGTGAACCAGGGGAGATCCCAGACAGAGCTGGGGTGGATGCAGGAACTCACAGAGCTGCACAAACCTATAAGGGGACgtgcaggggaagagggagcagggaggaacaAAGAGGAGGATAAACAGAAAAGG gTGCCACTGTATGTGGGGGATGGTCATGAGGGGTCTTTTGGGGgtctttcag AGGAGATTTCCGACCTCACGGAGCAGATTGCTGAGGGAGGAAAGGCGATTCATGAGCTGGAGAAAGTAAAGAAGCAGATTGAGCAGGAGAAATCTGAAATCCAGGCTGCCTTGGAGGAAGCTGAG GCCTCCCTAGAACATGAAGAGGGGAAGATCCTGCGCCTCCAGCTTGAGCTCAGCCAGGTGAAGTCTGAGATTGACAGGAAGATAGCAGAGAAAGATGAGGAAATTGACCAGCTGAAGAGAAACCACCTCCGAGTTGTGGAGTCCATGCAGAGCACCCTGGACGCTGAGATCAGGAGCAGGAATGAAGCCCTGCGTTTGAAGAAGAAGATGGAGGGAGACCTGAATGAAATGGAGATCCAGCTGAGCCATGCCAACCGCGTGGCTGCAGAGGCACAAAAGAATCTAAGAAACACACAGGCAGTGCTCAAG GATACCCAGATACATTTGGACGATGCTCTCAGGGCACAGGAGGACCTGAAGGAGCAGGTGGCCATGGTGGAGCGCAGAGCAAACCTGCTGCAGGCTGAAATTGAGGAGCTACGAGCAGCACTAGAACAAACAGAGAGATGTAGAAAGGTGGCTGAGCAGGAACTGATCGATGCAAGTGAGCGTGTGCAGCTCCTCCATACCCAG AACACCAGTTTGATCAATACCAAGAAGAAGCTGGAAACAGATATTTCCCAAATCCAAagtgaaatggaagaaacagtCCAGGAAGCCCACAACGCTGAAGAGAAGGCCAAAAAGGCCATCACAGAT GCAGCCATGATggcagaagagctgaagaaggagcaggacacCAGCGCCCACCTGGAGAGGATGAAGAAGAATCTCGACCAGACAGTGAAGGACCTGCAGCACCGTCTGGATGAGGCCGAACAGTTAGCTCTGAAGGGAGGCAAGAAGCAAATCCAGAAGCTGGAGGCCAGA GTGCGGGAGCTGGAAGGGGAAGTTGATGCTGAGCAGAAGCGCAGCGCTGAAGCCGTGAAGGGTGTGCGCAAGTACGAGAGGAGGGTGAAGGAGCTGACCTACCAG TCTGAAGAAGACAGGAAGAATGTTCTCAGGCTCCAGGATCTGGTGGACAAGCTTCAAATGAAAGTGAAATCCTACAAGAGACAAGCTGAGGAGGCT GAAGAGCTGTCCAATGTCAACCTCACAAAGTTTCGCAAGATCCAGCATGAGCTGGAGGAAGCCGAGGAGCGGGCTGACATTGCAGAGTCGCAGGTCAACAAGCTCCGAGCAAAGAGCCGTGAAATTggcaagaagacagaaaatgaagagtaa